GCTTGATCCCTTTCGTGAGATTCTTATCGTATGTCCCCGATCGCGGAGGTGGAGGGGCGGCGGATCACGCTCAGGAACCTCGACAAGGTCATCCATCCGGCCACCGGCACCACCAAGGGCGAGCTGCTGCACTATCTGGCGTCGACCGCGGACGCGCTCCTCGGTCATCTGCGCGGGCGGCCGCTGGCGTTCCTGCGCTACCCGGACGGCCCCGACGGCCAGAAGTTCTTCACCAAGAACCCGCCTCCGGGCACGCCTTCCTGGGTGACGACGGCCGAGGTCACCCGCCATAAGGGGGAGACCGCGCGGCAGGTGGTGATCCAGGACCTGCCCTCGCTGATGTGGTCGGCCAACCTCGTGGTGGAGCTCCACACCCCGATGTGGCGGATCGACCAGGGCGTGGGCATCGCCGACCGGCTCGTCTTCGACCTCGACCCCGGACCGCCCGCCACGATCGTGGACTGCCGCATCGTCGCCGTATGGCTGCGCGAGCGGCTGGCCGATGACGGCCTTACGGCGTACGCGAAGACCAGTGGCTCCAAGGGGCTGCATCTGCTGGTGCCGGTGGAGCCGACCTCCTCCCGGCGGACCACCGCCTACGCCAGACGGCTGGCCCTGGAGGCCGCGAACGCCATGCCGGACCTCGTCATCCGTAAGATGACCCGCTCGCTGCGGCCGGGGAAGGTGTACGTGGACTTCAGCCAGAACGCCGCCGCGAAGACCACCGCCGCGCCCTACACCCCCCGCGCCGTCCCCGAACCGGCCGTCTCCGCGCCCGTCACCTGGGAGGAGGTCGAGGCGTGCGGCGACCCGGCGGCGCTGACCTTCCTGATCGACGACATCCCCGCGCGGCTCGACCGCCACGGGGATCTGCTCGCCCCGCTGCTGGACCCGGCGGAGGGGCGCCCGCTGCCGACGGGCGAGGCCGAGGCCGGGGAGGACGAAGACCTCGGCCGAGGCGGCGACGAAGACAACGGCCAAGGGGACGACGAAGGCGCGGCCGACCGATGACGTCGCCCTCCCATGAGCCGCCCCTTGAGCCACCCCTCGACGTGGCGCTGGCCCGTGTCGTCCCGATCCTGCCCCTCGCCCCGCCCGGACGGCGGCTGGCGTACGAGCCCAAGTTCGACGGCCATCGGCTGCTGATCTTCCGGCTGGGGGACACCGTAAGGATGCAGGCCCGCTCCGGCCGCATCGTCACCCGCGCCTTCCCCGACCTGGTGGCCGCCGCGCGGCCGCTGCCGCCCGGCACGGTCCTCGACGGCGAGGTGGTGGTGTGGGCGGGCGGCCGTACGGACTTCGCCGCCGTCCAGAAGCGCGCCTTCGCCGCGTCCGAGTCCCGGGCGGGGCGGCTCGCCCGGGAACTGCCCGCCTCCTACGCCGCCTTCGACCTGCTCGCGATCGGCGCGGAGGATCTGCGGCCGCTTCCGTACGAACAGCGCCGCGCCCGGCTGATGGCGCTCCTCGAACCGCTCGGCCCACCGCTCCAGGCCGTGCCGATGACGACCGATCCGGAGCTCGCCGCCACCTGGTACGAGTCGCTCCTGGAGATCGGTATCGAGGGCCTGGTCATCAAGGAGCTGGACCAGCCCTATCGGCCGGGCCGCCACTGGCGGAAGGTGCGCCATTCGGAGACCCGGGACGCCGTGGTCGTCGGCGTCGTCGGCCCCCGCCTCCGCCCGCGCGCCCTCGCGCTGGTGCTCCCCGGCGACGACGCGCCGTTGATCTCCGCCCCGCTCTCCACGGCCGTCCGCGCCCAGCTCGGCACGGCCCTGCGCGACCTGCCCGACCCCGAGCCCCCGCCCGCCGAACTCCCCACCGCCCTGGACCGGGTCGGCGCCGAGATCGCCTACCGCCCCATCGCCCCGGACCTGATCGTCGAGGTCCGCCAGGAAGGCACGGTCCGCCACGCGGCGACGAGGGTCATGCGCCTCCGCATCCCCGACTGACCCCCTTCGGCTGACCCGTGCCCTGTGTGCCCCGGCCGTGCGACGATGCGCGGATGCGGGTGACGGTCGTGGGCAGCGGTGACGCTTCTGGCTCGGGCGGGCGGTTCCAGACCTGCCCGGCGGTGGCCCCCGACCTGC
This genomic interval from Streptomyces asiaticus contains the following:
- a CDS encoding ATP-dependent DNA ligase produces the protein MTSPSHEPPLEPPLDVALARVVPILPLAPPGRRLAYEPKFDGHRLLIFRLGDTVRMQARSGRIVTRAFPDLVAAARPLPPGTVLDGEVVVWAGGRTDFAAVQKRAFAASESRAGRLARELPASYAAFDLLAIGAEDLRPLPYEQRRARLMALLEPLGPPLQAVPMTTDPELAATWYESLLEIGIEGLVIKELDQPYRPGRHWRKVRHSETRDAVVVGVVGPRLRPRALALVLPGDDAPLISAPLSTAVRAQLGTALRDLPDPEPPPAELPTALDRVGAEIAYRPIAPDLIVEVRQEGTVRHAATRVMRLRIPD
- the ligD gene encoding non-homologous end-joining DNA ligase codes for the protein MSPIAEVEGRRITLRNLDKVIHPATGTTKGELLHYLASTADALLGHLRGRPLAFLRYPDGPDGQKFFTKNPPPGTPSWVTTAEVTRHKGETARQVVIQDLPSLMWSANLVVELHTPMWRIDQGVGIADRLVFDLDPGPPATIVDCRIVAVWLRERLADDGLTAYAKTSGSKGLHLLVPVEPTSSRRTTAYARRLALEAANAMPDLVIRKMTRSLRPGKVYVDFSQNAAAKTTAAPYTPRAVPEPAVSAPVTWEEVEACGDPAALTFLIDDIPARLDRHGDLLAPLLDPAEGRPLPTGEAEAGEDEDLGRGGDEDNGQGDDEGAADR